GCGCTGGCGGCCGGGGCCGATGCGGTTTACTGCGGCCTGAAGGATTTTTCGGCCCGCATGGAGACCAAAAATTTTTCCGTTGAGGAATTGGCCCCCCTGACCCGACTGGCCCATGACAAGGGGGTAAAGGTATATGTGACCTTTAATTCCCTTTTAAAGCCCGCTGAACCGGATGTTGCCGGCCGGCTTATCGAGCAACTCGGCAAACTGGTAAAACCCGATGCCCTCATCATTCAGGACCTGGCCTTTGTGGAGCTTGCCAGGCAGACCGGCTACACGGGCGAGTTGCATTTATCGACTCTTGCCAATGTCAGCTTTCCGGCAGCCCTGAAACTGATTAGAAAGGAACTGGGCGTCAATCGGGTCGTTGTACCCAGAGAGCTTTCCATAGACGAGATAAAGGCCATGGCCTCGGCCTGCCCCAAAGGGCTGGACCTGGAAGTATTTGTTCACGGTGCCCTGTGTTACGGTGTTTCCGGAAGGTGCTACTGGAGCAGCTATCTGGGCGGCAAAAGCGGCCTGAGGGGGCGATGCGTGCAGCCCTGCCGGCGACGTTATACCCAGGACGGGCAACCCGGAAGATTTTTTTCCTGCCAGGATCTCAGCCTGGATGTGCTGGTCAAAGTTCTTTTGTCCGTTCCCGAGGTGCGGGCCTGGAAGATCGAAGGTCGCAAAAAAGGTCCCCATTACGTTTTCCATACGGTCCAGGCTTACCGGATGTTACGGGACCAGGGCGGCGATCCCCAGGTGAAAAAAACGGCCATAGAGCTTCTGGACCACGCCTTGGGCCGCACCGGTACTCATTACAACTTTCTGCCGCAACGGCCTCAGAACCCAGTAAAAATCGACACTCAGACCGGCTCCGGGCTGCTTGTCGGGACCATAAAAGGAACCAGAGACAAACCGTTTATGGTTGCCGGGGAGGAACTTTTGCCCGGTGACATTCTGCGGATCGGCTATGAAGACGAGCCGTGGCACGGCAAAAACAATATCAAAAGGTATGTCCCGCCCAAAGGGCGCTTGTTTTTGAAATTTTTGGCCAAGGATCGTCCTGTCAAGGGGACACCGGTTTTTCTGACGGACAGACGCGAAAAGGCGCTTGAGGACATGATAACCAAGCTTGAAGGCGAACTTGGTAAAATTTCAAGCCCCGTGAAGGCCGTTTCAACCTTTAATGCCAGGCTGCTAAAAAGATCCGCAAAACGATCCTTAGCCGTTGAGCTGCGGGTGTATCGAAAGCTTGATACAAAAAAACCGCAGGATCAGACAGGCCTCTGGCTGTCGATCAAAGAGCAGATACCAATTTCCAAAGGCCTTGCGACCAGACTTTGGTGGTGGCTGCCGCCGGTAATCTGGCCGGATGATGAACCCAAAATAAAGGAGCTGGTCAATCTTATCCTGAATAAAGGGGGACAAAATTTTGTCCTTAATGCCCCCTGGCAAACAGCACTTTTTCCCGTACCCAAAGGCTTGAATCTCTGGGCCGGTCCGTTTTGCAATCCAGCCAATCCCCTGGCGGTTCAAAGCCTGGCATCCTTGGGTTTCAACGGGGTTATCGTCAGCCCGGAACTGGGTCGCGAAGATATTCTTGTGCTGCCCAAACACAGCCCTCTGCCCGTGGGAATCGTTATTTCAGGCAACTGGCCTTTGTGCGTGTCGCGTGTAATATCGGAAAATTTAAAAACGGATCAACCGGTTACAAGCCCCAAGGGTGAACAAGCCTGGGTTAGAAAATACGATTCAGATTTTTGGGTATATCCCAACTGGAAATTGGATATTCGGGCCGATCAGGATCTGCTTCAGAAAGCAGGTTACAGTCTGTTTGTCCATCTGATCGAGCCGCTGCCCAAAGAGATGAACCTGAAAAAAAGACCCGGACTGTGGAATTGGGAGCTGAATCTGCAATAGCCCGAACCAGTAAAAGTTTAATTTGTTCAAGCTCAAATCCGTGAGGTCGGGAGTCCCGCGGTTAGGTCTGTTTCTTATCGGGTTCTATTTTGAGTTTCTTTTCCAGTTCAGCGAAAAGGTCTTTTTGCTTTTTGGCCTGCTTGGCCTGGAAAGACTCAATTTTTTTGGTAAAATCTTTTTTGGAATTTTGAAACTTCTTAAGTTCTGCTTCAAGGCTGCTTGCTTTTTCGTCTCTGGGGATGTCTTCTAATTGTAAATGGTTTTTAATAAAAAGCCTGGTTCCGTAGGCACCTTCAACTGCCTCTATAATTCCCATTTCTTCGAGTTTATTGCATATGAAATTTAAATGTTCCAGAGAAAAAGATAAGGCCTGACAAACCTCTTCGATGGAAGGTGGTGCACCTTTCTGGTGTGCCAAAATCCGAATCGCTGCGACGGCAAGATGGGCATTGGTATACAAGTCGGTGTTTTGCATAATAACCTTTTAATGATCATTTATTGCTGTACCGGTTGTTTAGAGAAGATAAATAACTTTTCCAAGTCAAGGGTGATGCTTGACATCAGATCATTAGGAGAGTAACATTTATCGCCAGTTTGTCAAGTTGCAAAAAAGGTCTTTATTCGGATTTTTCATCGGCCGGATTCGTTACAAAAATTAATCTAAAACCACGATGCCGTATAATCATGACGCCTAACGAAAGGGGGGAACTATGACTGAAATCATCGATGTAACGGCAAGAGAAATACTCGATTCAAGAGGCAATCCTACGGTTGAAGTCGACGTGACTGTTGCCTGCGGCGCTGTCGGGCGGGCTGCTGTTCCTTCCGGCGCTTCCACCGGCAAACGAGAAGCCTTGGAACTTCGAGACAAACGCTCGAAACGCTATGGCGGGAAGGGTGTTACAACTGCCGTTAAAAACGTACGAGAAAAAATTGCTCCTGCTGTACGCGGCATGGATGCGGCCAATCAAATCGTTTTAGACAAACGCATGATTGAACTGGATGGTTCACCCAACAAGTCCAAACTGGGAGCCAATGCAATCTTGGGCGTTTCGATGGCAGCAGCCAGGGCCGCTTCATTGGCCTATGGTTTACCCCTTTACAAATATCTTGGAGGGATAAATGCCAGATGCCTTCCCATGCCCATGATGAACATTATCAACGGCGGTGCCCATGCGGCCAACAATCTTGATATTCAGGAGTTCATGATCATACCTGTTGGCGCCAAGTCGATTGCAGAAGCAGTCCGGATGGGAGCGGAAACCTTTCACAGCCTGAAGAAGCTGTTGAAAAACAAAGGACTCAATACCGCCGTCGGTGATGAAGGCGGATTTGCACCGGACCTTGAGTCCAACGAGGCTGCCATTAAATTTATCATTAACGCGATTGAATCCGCAGGATATAAACCCGGCAGCGATATCGGTATCGGTTTGGATTGTGCTGCCAGCGAATTTTTTAAAAACAAAACGTATATTCTCAAATCGGAAAAAAGAGAGCTAACTGCGGAAAAAATGATCGATTACTATGAGGAATTGATCGACAAATATCCTGTTCTTTCCATAGAGGATGGTCTTGCCGAACAGGACTGGAACGGCTGGGGACTGATGACCGACCGCCTTGAAGGGGCTATCCAGATCGTGGGCGATGATATCTTTGTGACCAATCCTGAAATATTTGCCAAAGGGATTGAAGATGGCATAGCAAATTCCATCCTGATCAAGCTGAATCAGATCGGAACGGTTACGGAAACACTCGATGCCGTCGAAATGGCAAAACAGTCCGGTT
This portion of the Candidatus Desulfatibia profunda genome encodes:
- a CDS encoding U32 family peptidase; this encodes MNKSQHNTLKPLILAPAGNRASFLAALAAGADAVYCGLKDFSARMETKNFSVEELAPLTRLAHDKGVKVYVTFNSLLKPAEPDVAGRLIEQLGKLVKPDALIIQDLAFVELARQTGYTGELHLSTLANVSFPAALKLIRKELGVNRVVVPRELSIDEIKAMASACPKGLDLEVFVHGALCYGVSGRCYWSSYLGGKSGLRGRCVQPCRRRYTQDGQPGRFFSCQDLSLDVLVKVLLSVPEVRAWKIEGRKKGPHYVFHTVQAYRMLRDQGGDPQVKKTAIELLDHALGRTGTHYNFLPQRPQNPVKIDTQTGSGLLVGTIKGTRDKPFMVAGEELLPGDILRIGYEDEPWHGKNNIKRYVPPKGRLFLKFLAKDRPVKGTPVFLTDRREKALEDMITKLEGELGKISSPVKAVSTFNARLLKRSAKRSLAVELRVYRKLDTKKPQDQTGLWLSIKEQIPISKGLATRLWWWLPPVIWPDDEPKIKELVNLILNKGGQNFVLNAPWQTALFPVPKGLNLWAGPFCNPANPLAVQSLASLGFNGVIVSPELGREDILVLPKHSPLPVGIVISGNWPLCVSRVISENLKTDQPVTSPKGEQAWVRKYDSDFWVYPNWKLDIRADQDLLQKAGYSLFVHLIEPLPKEMNLKKRPGLWNWELNLQ
- a CDS encoding Rrf2 family transcriptional regulator, which translates into the protein MQNTDLYTNAHLAVAAIRILAHQKGAPPSIEEVCQALSFSLEHLNFICNKLEEMGIIEAVEGAYGTRLFIKNHLQLEDIPRDEKASSLEAELKKFQNSKKDFTKKIESFQAKQAKKQKDLFAELEKKLKIEPDKKQT
- the eno gene encoding phosphopyruvate hydratase → MTEIIDVTAREILDSRGNPTVEVDVTVACGAVGRAAVPSGASTGKREALELRDKRSKRYGGKGVTTAVKNVREKIAPAVRGMDAANQIVLDKRMIELDGSPNKSKLGANAILGVSMAAARAASLAYGLPLYKYLGGINARCLPMPMMNIINGGAHAANNLDIQEFMIIPVGAKSIAEAVRMGAETFHSLKKLLKNKGLNTAVGDEGGFAPDLESNEAAIKFIINAIESAGYKPGSDIGIGLDCAASEFFKNKTYILKSEKRELTAEKMIDYYEELIDKYPVLSIEDGLAEQDWNGWGLMTDRLEGAIQIVGDDIFVTNPEIFAKGIEDGIANSILIKLNQIGTVTETLDAVEMAKQSGYTTVISHRSGETEDSFIADFVVGVNGGQIKTGSLSRSDRIAKYNQLIRIEEELGAGAMFAEEIL